TCTTTCAGAGGCGTCTGCTGGTTTTGCAGGAAACGAATGTCCTCCTCGTTGACGTAAACGTTGACGAAGCGCCGGACTTCGCCTTTGTCATCGACGATCCGCTCCTTGATACCAGGAAAACGGGTTTGCAATTCGGTGATAGCCGCGCCGATCGTGGCGGCTTTGACCTCAACGACTTCCTCGTTGTTGGTTAACTTGCGGAGCGGCGTTGGAATTCGGATTGTCTTTGGCATAAATTAAATTTCAATTACTTGATGGGGCTGAATTTAGTGGCTGAAAGAGTTCCGCGTAACGGGATTCAACGTAAAGCGTGGACA
This window of the Verrucomicrobiota bacterium genome carries:
- a CDS encoding MoaD/ThiS family protein; this translates as MPKTIRIPTPLRKLTNNEEVVEVKAATIGAAITELQTRFPGIKERIVDDKGEVRRFVNVYVNEEDIRFLQNQQTPLKDGDEVSIIPAIAGG